The following are from one region of the Cetobacterium somerae genome:
- the rfbA gene encoding glucose-1-phosphate thymidylyltransferase RfbA — protein MKGIILAGGSGTRLYPVTKAISKQITPIYDKPLIYYPLSVLMLAGIKDILVISTPRDIGTFEELLGNGSDLGLKIEYAIQEHPNGLAEAFIIGENFIGNDSCALVLGDNMFYGHGLTGIVKEAAKREIGATIFGYYVNNPKSFGVVEFDETGKAISLEEKPEKPKSNFAIPGLYFYDNTVVEKAKAVKPSHRGELEITTLNEMYLNEGTLNVLSLGRGMAWLDTGTHDGLLEASNFVKTIQSRQGVMVACLEEIAYKNGWVSKEKIEELAKPLLKSHYGEYLMNLIKE, from the coding sequence ATGAAAGGAATAATACTAGCAGGAGGATCTGGAACAAGACTGTATCCCGTAACAAAAGCAATTAGTAAGCAAATAACACCGATTTATGACAAGCCACTAATTTATTATCCTCTATCTGTTTTAATGTTAGCAGGAATTAAAGATATTTTAGTTATATCTACTCCTAGGGATATTGGAACTTTTGAGGAGTTACTAGGTAATGGAAGTGATTTAGGACTTAAAATAGAATATGCTATTCAGGAACATCCAAATGGTCTTGCAGAAGCATTTATAATAGGAGAAAATTTTATAGGAAATGATTCGTGTGCATTAGTTCTTGGAGATAATATGTTCTACGGTCATGGACTTACAGGAATAGTTAAAGAAGCTGCTAAAAGAGAAATAGGAGCTACAATATTTGGTTACTATGTAAATAATCCTAAATCTTTTGGTGTAGTAGAGTTTGATGAAACTGGTAAAGCTATATCTTTAGAGGAGAAACCAGAGAAACCAAAATCTAACTTTGCAATTCCAGGATTATATTTTTATGACAATACTGTTGTAGAAAAAGCTAAAGCTGTTAAGCCATCTCATAGAGGAGAGCTAGAGATAACAACATTAAATGAAATGTATTTAAATGAAGGGACTTTAAATGTGTTAAGCTTAGGAAGAGGAATGGCTTGGCTTGATACAGGAACTCATGATGGTCTTTTAGAAGCATCTAATTTTGTAAAAACAATTCAAAGTAGACAAGGAGTAATGGTAGCTTGTTTAGAAGAGATTGCTTATAAAAATGGATGGGTATCTAAAGAGAAGATAGAGGAGTTAGCAAAACCATTGTTAAAATCACATTATGGTGAATATCTAATGAATCTAATAAAGGAGTAG
- the rfbC gene encoding dTDP-4-dehydrorhamnose 3,5-epimerase, whose protein sequence is MSKFKRVETGIKDLIVIEPTVFGDNRGFFMESYSKKDFSEIGMDVEFVQDNHSKSKKGVLRGLHFQTQHVQGKLVRVTAGSVLDVAVDLRKDSPTFGKHYLVELTADNKKMFYIPPGFAHGFLTLEDNTEFQYKCTDYYAPEFDSGVLWNDSDIGIEWNFEKYGLSVEEILLSDKDKKQQTLKEFIESGVVIG, encoded by the coding sequence ATGAGTAAATTTAAAAGAGTTGAAACAGGAATAAAAGATTTAATAGTAATAGAGCCAACTGTATTTGGAGATAACAGAGGATTTTTTATGGAGAGTTACTCTAAAAAAGATTTCTCTGAAATAGGAATGGATGTTGAGTTTGTTCAAGATAATCACTCAAAATCTAAAAAAGGTGTATTGAGAGGATTACATTTTCAAACGCAACATGTTCAAGGAAAATTAGTTAGAGTTACAGCTGGATCTGTTTTAGATGTAGCGGTAGATCTTAGAAAAGATAGCCCTACTTTTGGAAAGCACTATTTAGTAGAGTTAACAGCAGACAATAAAAAGATGTTTTATATTCCACCAGGGTTTGCTCATGGATTTTTAACATTAGAGGATAACACTGAGTTTCAATATAAGTGTACAGACTATTATGCTCCAGAGTTTGATTCAGGAGTGTTATGGAATGATTCTGATATAGGAATAGAGTGGAACTTTGAAAAATATGGATTATCAGTAGAGGAAATTTTACTTTCTGATAAAGATAAGAAGCAGCAAACACTTAAAGAGTTTATAGAAAGTGGTGTGGTAATAGGATGA
- the rfbD gene encoding dTDP-4-dehydrorhamnose reductase, with protein MILITGANGQLGYDFQRIFKERNLDFIATDYKELDITNIEAVREFVKDKNINLIINCAAYNNVDKAEQEIEMCYKLNAAAPRDLALVAKEIGADYITYSTDFVFDGSKNIPYTEEDIPKPLSVYSEAKAEGEKLVLEVYDKSFVVRTSWVFGIANNNFNKQVINWSKSRDILGIVDDQVSVPTYSYDLALYSLKLLETKKYGLYHLSNSGVASKYDQAKYVLDSIGWKGTLNRAKSSDFILPAKRAEYSKLDSSKIETVIGEKIPTWESGIDRFLNEMREKGEL; from the coding sequence ATGATACTGATTACTGGAGCCAATGGACAATTAGGGTATGATTTTCAAAGAATTTTTAAAGAAAGAAATTTAGATTTTATAGCAACTGACTATAAAGAACTGGATATTACAAATATAGAGGCAGTGAGAGAGTTTGTAAAAGATAAAAATATAAATCTTATTATAAACTGTGCTGCTTATAACAATGTTGATAAAGCAGAGCAAGAAATAGAGATGTGTTATAAACTAAACGCTGCAGCACCAAGAGATTTAGCATTAGTAGCTAAAGAGATAGGAGCAGATTATATAACATACTCGACAGACTTTGTTTTTGATGGAAGTAAGAATATTCCATACACAGAAGAGGATATTCCAAAGCCACTTTCTGTGTATTCAGAAGCTAAAGCAGAAGGTGAAAAGTTAGTATTAGAGGTTTATGATAAAAGTTTTGTAGTAAGAACATCTTGGGTATTTGGAATAGCTAATAACAACTTTAACAAACAAGTTATAAACTGGAGTAAGTCTAGAGATATTTTAGGAATAGTTGATGATCAAGTATCAGTTCCTACATACTCATATGATTTAGCATTATACTCATTAAAACTTCTTGAAACTAAAAAGTATGGGTTATATCACCTAAGTAATAGCGGAGTAGCTTCAAAATATGATCAAGCAAAGTATGTTTTAGATTCTATTGGATGGAAAGGAACTCTAAACAGAGCTAAAAGTAGTGACTTTATATTACCAGCTAAAAGAGCTGAATATTCAAAGCTTGATAGTAGTAAAATAGAGACAGTTATAGGAGAGAAAATTCCAACTTGGGAAAGTGGAATAGATAGATTCCTAAATGAGATGAGAGAGAAGGGGGAACTTTAA